In one Hippocampus zosterae strain Florida chromosome 10, ASM2543408v3, whole genome shotgun sequence genomic region, the following are encoded:
- the zbtb38 gene encoding zinc finger and BTB domain-containing protein 38, giving the protein MDSFHPHTVLSKLNEQRSLGLFCDVTIVVEDVKFRAHKNILAACSGYFKNALSNETWSSSRVLELMDLKSDVFACVLNFIYSAKVTSPCVEDKKELIAAGKRLGIPFLEKLAGQEKKDKNQYQLDCVKSTDWISKKTKEEVTRPEEIDGSRGPRITNAFSITEVCPGNNPFTPLGDEKASLSKTAGSKTQTYIAKPVCPGPSADGQAIPLCQITVKIGDEAIIRRRIKGSKLFPRRKKRETRKLGEMESQSQLHPDGKLESPRLRFRPDISCLISETHEDPNDCDVADELWRPYYSYKAKKKKKKRRFKHRQALFHDYNETARTDTGATEARLDSWQTGDSISGGEDVKRSLHRSCSPRTSYNCDICDSSFITETGLRAHIIGSHPYFCHTCGKQGPPGETPSGNDYVCNSCMENGSCFDNSTSSSNPEKKFRCSFCPQRFLYLATKRSHEKKHQETAGESYTSQPCLEYFDNLSMDNKKDCIKTEEDDNQEISDMQCEEGGHFPMKTPKTEDELMTLSPHQDITYTHIKSSLSHQTETLFTLASPSKMKHKVKKIINPPDSFDQAFKPQAQKRDASGHKDSLEVNSVIDGQISCKPSTKNASDMRDDPVSLHKPEKRMCKDETFF; this is encoded by the exons ATGGATAGTTTTCACCCTCACACCGTGCTCAGCAAGCTTAATGAGCAGCGCTCACTCGGCCTTTTCTGTGATGTGACTATTGTAGTGGAGGATGTGAAGTTTCGTGCCCACAAGAACATCCTGGCAGCTTGCAGTGGCTACTTCAAGAATGCTCTGTCAAATGAGACATGGAGTTCTAGCCGTGTGCTGGAACTGATGGACCTGAAGTCTGACGTTTTTGCCTGCGTCCTCAATTTTATCTACTCCGCAAAGGTGACATCGCCTTGTGTTGAGGACAAGAAGGAGCTAATAGCAGCAGGGAAAAGACTTGGTATTCCCTTTTTAGAGAAGCTCGCAGGGCAAGAGAAAAAGGACAAGAATCAATACCAACTGGACTGCGTTAAATCCACAGACTGGatcagtaaaaaaacaaaggaggAAGTCACCAGACCTGAGGAGATTGATGGTTCAAGAGGCCCACGAATCACCAATGCCTTCTCCATCACTGAGGTGTGTCCTGGGAACAATCCATTCACCCCACTAGGAGACG AGAAAGCGAGTCTCAGTAAAACAGCGGGCTCAAAGACGCAAACCTACATCGCCAAACCTGTGTGCCCGGGCCCGTCTGCAGATGGTCAAGCGATACCATTATGCCAGATAACGGTAAAAATAGGTGACGAAGCCATCATCCGCCGCAGAATCAAAGGGTCCAAGCTCTTCCCAAGAaggaaaaagagagaaacaagAAAACTTGGGGAGATGGAGAGCCAAAGTCAACTCCACCCGGACGGCAAGTTGGAGAGCCCCAGACTCCGCTTCAGACCAGACATTTCATGTTTAATATCCGAGACCCATGAGGATCCCAATGATTGTGACGTGGCTGATGAGCTTTGGCGTCCCTACTATTCTTACAAagctaagaagaagaaaaagaagcggAGATTCAAGCACAGGCAAGCTTTGTTTCATGATTACAATGAGACAGCTAGAACTGACACCGGTGCCACTGAGGCTCGATTGGACAGTTGGCAGACAGGAGACAGTATCTCAGGTGGGGAAGATGTGAAACGTAGTCTTCACAGAAGTTGCAGCCCAAGGACAAGCTACAATTGTGACATTTGCGACAGCTCTTTTATCACTGAAACGGGTTTAAGAGCTCACATTATTGGTTCTCACCCATATTTCTGTCACACGTGTGGAAAACAGGGTCCCCCAGGGGAGACACCCAGTGGCAACGATTACGTTTGCAACAGTTGTATGGAAAATGGCTCCTGCTTTGATAATTCAACCTCGAGCAGCAACCCAGAGAAGAAGTTCCGCTGTTCCTTCTGTCCCCAGCGGTTTCTCTACCTTGCCACCAAGAGGAGCCATGAGAAAAAACACCAGGAGACAGCTGGAGAGAGCTACACCAGCCAACCATGTTTGGAATACTTTGATAACTTGAGTATGGACAACAAAAAAGACTGCATCAAAACAGAGGAAGATGACAATCAAGAAATTTCTGACATGCAATGTGAGGAAGGAGGACATTTTCCCATGAAGACGCCTAAAACTGAGGATGAGTTAATGACTTTGAGTCCACACCAGGACATTACATACACGCACATTAAAAGTTCCTTATCGCACCAGACTGAGACGCTGTTCACTTTGGCGTCGCCCTCAAAAATGAAacataaagtgaaaaaaataatcaatccacCAGATTCTTTTGATCAAGCTTTCAAACCTCAAGCTCAAAAGAGAGATGCCAGTGGACACAAGGACAGTTTGGAAGTAAACAGCGTAATTGATGGCCAGATATCCTGCAAACCATCAACGAAGAATGCATCGGACATGAGAGACGATCCCGTCTCTCTTCACAAGCCAGAGAAAAGGATGTGTAAAGACGAAACGTTTTTCTAA